A region of the Peredibacter starrii genome:
GTACCTGCCGGAAAAACCTGACGAAGGAAAACCAGGGTCTCTTCAGGGCCCAAACCCATCTCAAGGGCCAGGTCAGAAAGACGGATCGCTCCTTGCTTCTCTCCTAAAACCACTAATTTGTTCCATACGTCTGGCTTCATCGATTTCATAATGCCTCTTTCTTGACTAGGCTTATCGGATATATTCTTAGAGGTCTTTAGTGCAAAAAAAGGTTTTTAAAGAGATAATCCTTACATGCGATACCTCATGCAAAAACCAATACTTGCCATCGGAATTATCATGATGGGCCTCTTCCTCTATCAAGTGGCAAGAGACCAGAAATGGGGCATTTTCCACAATGAGAAGTTGATTGCGACTTCTTGTAAGGGCGCCCTCGTTAAGATCCAGAAACAAATTCCGGAGAATTGGAAGACCTTCTGTGAAGGTAACAATTTGGCAGTGGAAATTAATGAGTTAGGAGTTCCACCTGAGGCGACCAATTTAAGATCTCTTATGTATCGTCAACTCGCTAATCACATGGCCTTTGTGGCCCGCATTTCCCACACCGATATTCTGGAAAAAGTCGATTTCGTGCGTTTCCGTTTAGATCATCCGAAGATGGTGATTAATGCCGTGACTGAGGGAAAATATATTGTGAAGCTCGCGACGTTAGAATCGCCCGAACATATCATGACTCATCTGAAGACTACCGTTCAGGTCAAAGAAGACATTAAATAATTCGGCGGTAGTGTCCTCGACGGTGTCTGTGAATTCATAGCGAAGAGCATGAAGAAATAATCTCTCAGCTTTCCTTCCACCATAAAGTTCATCACCCAGAATAGGAAATCCCAAGTGCGCCAACTGTGCTCTGATCTGGTGACGTAAACCTGTTTTAAGATTCACTAAAAGAAGACTCGTTCCCTGATTCATCGATACTTTCAACACAGCAAGAGTAGCGGGCTGAGAAAGTTCATGCTCTTCATCGGAGACTTTTTGTTTTTGTCCCTTTACACCACTGGCACGAAAATGATGTGTCCAAAGACCTTCTTTATTGAAGTCTCCTTCCACAATCGCCCAATAAAACTTACGTTTCATGGCCGTGCTAAAATGCTCTCTAATTTGCTTTAAAAAGCTCTCCGTTTTGGCCAGTACCATCACACCAGAAGTCTCGTGATCTAATCGATAAAGCAGACCTCGATCGTAATTTTCACGATTAACTTCTACTGCTTCCCACTTCCCTTCTTGAACAAGAAAATTCAAGAGCGTGTCTTTGTCAGTGTAACAAAGTGGATGGCAGTGAACACCCGGTGGTTTGTGAAGAACAATATAGTCCTTGGTCTCAGAAATGATTTTCACTTCCGGGCCCACATAGACCGGATTGATTTTCATATGATTCACAAAATCCAGTGGCAAGCGAGAAGTGCTTCTCGCTTTCACCGGACGATCTTGTTCTTTAGATGAGAAATGTCGCTTAATTTGCTGGCCGGAAGCGCCCAATGTCTTCTTTAAGGCGTCCTTGAGGGAAGAATCATCATAGAGCCAGGACAGTTCAACAAGCTCCATTACTGGGCCTCGACCTTCCGTCCCTCAGTTCTTAGATCAACTTTCTTTAAAAGAAATTCTACTCTTCGATCAGACACGTTTCCATTCACTTTTGCTTGAGGACGAGAGTCCCCATAGAAAATGGTAGTAATACGATCCGCTGAAATACCTCTCTGAATCAGAGACTTAGAAACGGCAAGTGCACGCTGGCTTGAAAGCTCATACGCGTCTTCACCTTTCTTCCCTACTTCACCGGCCTCAGCATGACCTTCCACCATAATGTTCCAGTTATTTTCTCGCATCATTTTTACTAGATGATCGAACACTTGGATATTAATTTCATCAATCCCAACTGAACCTTTCTGGAACTGCACTTTGTCCTTCATGCGCACCATGATGGTTTCTGGCATTTCATAAACGTTCGCTGATTCTGAGAGTTCATTATCTGCGAGCATTTTCTTCAGCTGATTCAATTGAGCATCTGATTCACGATTGATCTCGTGCTTATCGAGTAGACCTTCTGCAGTCAGAAATTCGATAGGAAAAGGTTTTGACGGCATGTCTGAATCAATCATCGTAGGAGCATCACTTGGTGATTTACCCGGACGCATGACCTCACCCGCTTTAAGCACGTTACCACCGAAAGCGTTTCGAAGTGATCCAATCGCCGCTTCATACTTTGCTGTTTCAGTCTTTGCGAATGAAAGCAGCAGAATGAAGAACGTTAGAAGAAGTGTACAAAGGTCCGAGAAGGTTGCAAGCCAACCGGGAGCACCGGGCTTACAAGGAGGACACTTAGGAGCGTCTGCCATGACTTACTCCTTGCCTTTATCATCGGCCACCAGACGTTCACCTGGAGGTAAGAATGAATCTAGTTTTTCACGAATCACACGTGGGTTCTCACCCGCCACAATTCCCAGAACACCCGCAACGATAATATTCATCTTCGTTGCTTCTTGTTTTGAACGCTGCTTAAGTTTTG
Encoded here:
- a CDS encoding RluA family pseudouridine synthase, with translation MELVELSWLYDDSSLKDALKKTLGASGQQIKRHFSSKEQDRPVKARSTSRLPLDFVNHMKINPVYVGPEVKIISETKDYIVLHKPPGVHCHPLCYTDKDTLLNFLVQEGKWEAVEVNRENYDRGLLYRLDHETSGVMVLAKTESFLKQIREHFSTAMKRKFYWAIVEGDFNKEGLWTHHFRASGVKGQKQKVSDEEHELSQPATLAVLKVSMNQGTSLLLVNLKTGLRHQIRAQLAHLGFPILGDELYGGRKAERLFLHALRYEFTDTVEDTTAELFNVFFDLNGSLQMSHDMFGRF
- a CDS encoding OmpA/MotB family protein produces the protein MADAPKCPPCKPGAPGWLATFSDLCTLLLTFFILLLSFAKTETAKYEAAIGSLRNAFGGNVLKAGEVMRPGKSPSDAPTMIDSDMPSKPFPIEFLTAEGLLDKHEINRESDAQLNQLKKMLADNELSESANVYEMPETIMVRMKDKVQFQKGSVGIDEINIQVFDHLVKMMRENNWNIMVEGHAEAGEVGKKGEDAYELSSQRALAVSKSLIQRGISADRITTIFYGDSRPQAKVNGNVSDRRVEFLLKKVDLRTEGRKVEAQ